In Tachysurus fulvidraco isolate hzauxx_2018 chromosome 1, HZAU_PFXX_2.0, whole genome shotgun sequence, a single window of DNA contains:
- the c1h1orf35 gene encoding multiple myeloma tumor-associated protein 2, which yields MFGSSRSGGVRGGQDQFNWDDVKVDKHRENYLGNSLMAPVGRWQKGKDLTWFNKDKQSSAKQAREQELQAVREAEHNAMMVALGHKTVQKRPAGLTKEDLVEVCRREGDGDERDVDRVSGLGSSSGGGRRMILSKQEKEAVKMGLPVFTHHQVAGGEAAAAKKSDAQQKEEECKSDRTDGQKKSKKEKKSKKEKKKKKEKKKRSRKESSPDSDTERKRHKQHYRDLQSDSSLSHVRHRGYNAYDKRSDCGSKVRHRSPSSLARDRQPQRRHDTDSDD from the exons ATGTTCGGCTCTTCCAGATCAGGAGGAGTGAGAGGGGGACAAGACCAGTTTAACTGGGACGATGTGAAAGtggacaaacacagagagaactatctgg gcaaCTCTCTGATGGCTCCAGTGGGACGCTGGCAGAAGGGAAAAGACCTGACGTGgtttaataaagacaaacagagCTCAGCGAAGCAGGCGAGAGAGCAGGAGCTACAAGCTGTGAGAGAAGCTGAGCACAACGCCATGATGGTGGCACT gggtCATAAGACAGTTCAGAAGCGTCCAGCCGGTCTGACGaaggag gaTCTGGTGGAGGTGTGTAGAAGAGAGGGAGACGGAGACGAACGAGACGTGGACCGAGTCTCCGGGCTGGGAAGCTCCAG tggtgGAGGTCGCAGGATGATTTTATCCAAACAGGAGAAGGAAGCGGTGAAAATGGGCCTCCCGGTGTTTACT CATCATCAGGTGGCCGGAGGTGAAGCTGCAGCTGCCAAGAAAAGCGACGCAcagcagaaagaagaagagtGTAAAAG CGACAGGACTGACGGCcagaagaaaagtaaaaaggagaaaaagagcaaaaaggagaaaaaaaagaagaaagagaagaagaagcgGAGCAGGAAAGAGTCGTCTCCTGACTCAGACACTGAGCGAAAAAG gcatAAGCAGCACTACAGAGACCTTCAGAGTGATTCTAGCCTATCACATGTCAGGCACAGAGGATACAATGCCTATGACAAGCGCTCAGACTGTGGGTCAAAGGTCAGACATCGAAGCCCCTCCTCTTTAGCCAGGGATCGCCAACCGCAACGTCGCCATGACACCGACTCAGACGACTGA
- the arf1 gene encoding ADP-ribosylation factor 1, with protein sequence MGNIFANLFKAFGKKEMRILMVGLDAAGKTTILYKLKLGEIVTTIPTIGFNVETVEYKNISFTVWDVGGQDKIRPLWRHYFQNTQGLIFVVDSNDRERVNEAREELMRMLAEDELRDAVLLVFANKQDLPNAMNAAEITDKLGLHSLRHRNWYIQATCATSGDGLYEGLDWLSNQLKNHK encoded by the exons ATGGGGAACATATTCGCAAACCTCTTCAAAGCCTTCGGTAAAAAGGAGATGAGAATTTTGATGGTGGGACTCGACGCAGCAGGAAAGACCACCATCCTGTACAAGCTGAAGCTGGGAGAGATCGTCACCACTATCCCGACCATCG GGTTTAATGTTGAAACTGTGGAGTATAAGAACATCAGCTTCACCGTATGGGACGTTGGTGGTCAGGACAAGATCAGACCCTTATGGCGTCACTACTTCCAAAACACACAGG gtctgaTCTTTGTAGTGGACAGTAATGACCGAGAGCGGGTGAACGAGGCCCGAGAGGAGCTGATGAGGATGCTGGCTGAGGACGAGCTCAGAGACGCCGTGCTGCTCGTGTTCGCTAACAAGCAG gaCCTTCCGAATGCTATGAATGCTGCAGAGATCACGGATAAACTGGGCTTACACTCTCTGCGCCACAGGAACTGGTACATCCAGGCCACGTGCGCCACGAGCGGCGACGGTCTGTACGAGGGACTCGACTGGCTCTCCAATCAGCTTAAAAACCACAAATAA